A stretch of DNA from Nitrospira sp. KM1:
AAAATCGCCGTGGTGAAAAAGATTCCCGTGGTCGAGACCCCTCCGCTGGCGAGCGCTCCGGCCCCGAGCGAACCGATCATGATTCCCGAAAAGACGCAGATGTTTTCGAACGCGATGACCGAACCGCGTCGTTCCGCCGGGGCGCGCCATTGAATCAGCGCGTTGAGCGGCACGAAGATCAATGCGCTTGAAAGTCCCAAGACCACCATCAGTGCGAGTGTGACGGCGAATGCCGGAGCGAAGATGCCGAGCGAAGAAAGGATGAGGGCGACGCCTGTCGCTCCCAGCGGGATCAAACCGTATTCGACACGCGATTGCGAAAGGCGACCGACGAGCCTTGCACCTAACCCGATTCCGATCGACAGCATCATCAACGGGAGGCCGGATTGCCAGTCGGAGACTCCCAGGACGGCCTTGGCATAGACCAGGATGTTTTGAGCGAACAGACTGGCAATCGTCCAAAAGAACACATTGCCCGCCACGGCCAAGCGCAGCATGCGGTCGGCGGCCAACGCCGACCAGGCTCCGTGCAGAGTGTCGAGAAGGCCGCCCGCCGCGCGTGCCGGTGGTACGGACGGAATGGTCCAAGCCGCCGAAAAGCCGATCACCGAGATGCCTGCCAGCACCAGCGGCGCCAGCCATGTCGAATCGCCGGTCAGGGACAGGAGGATTCCCGGAGCGGCGGTGCCGGTCAGGATGGCGAGAAACGTCCACATCTCCAGCCGGCCGTTTCCCGCCGCCAACTTCTCGTGAGGCACGAGTTCGGCAAGAATCCCATATTTTGCCGGACTGAAGAGGGCGCTGTGGATCCCCATTCCGGCCAGTACGACCAAAGGCAGGATTCCGCCGGCCGGATTGATCCATAGGGCCGCTGTCGCGGAGGTCATCAGCAGCATTTCGACGGATTTCATGAGAATGATCACCGTGCGCTTGCTGACACGATCGGCGAATACGCCGGCGAAGATCGAGACGAGTGCGAGCGGCAGCGTGAAGACGACGAACGCCTTGGTCGTCTGTGTTTGCGAAGCGGTTTCGAAGTCGGGCCCGGGCCCCATCGTGGAGGCGAGTTGGCGGATGGCCAACAACGCGACCATCAGTTTCCAGGCATTGTCGTTAAACGCGCCGCAGAATTGTGCGATCAACAGGCCGCGCAATCGTGAACCGTTCATGAATCCGCTCCGTATCCTGGAACCGGCAAGCCTTCGAGCGCCATGATCCTCAGCGCATTGGTGGTCGGGCAGGGACCGGGACGAAGACGGTAATCGAAGGCCAGGGCCCCCGCGGCCACGGTTTCCTGAAAGTGCGCATTCGTCAGCGACGGGATTTCTTTGTCCAGATCGGTGAGCTCGAGATCATGCGTGCTGACCAGACCAAATCCGTTTCCGGTGGAGAGAGACTTGATATAGGCGCGGCTCCCGATCAGGCGTTCCCGATTGTTGGTGCCCTTGAAGATTTCGTCGATGAGGAACAGCACCGGCGAGACGTTCTCCCGGCGGGTTTCATCCAGGATGGCTTTGAGGCGTTTCACTTCAGCGTAAAAGAACGATAATCCCGCATCAAGCGAGTCGTTCACGCGTATGCAGCAGGCCGGACGGCTCCACGACCATATGAACCGGTCGGCGCAGACCGGTGCGCCGGCCTGCGCCAGGCAGAGGTTGATGCCGATCGTTCTGAGAAACGTGCTCTTCCCCGACATATTGGAGCCGGTGATGAGTTGAATCGTTCCCCTTCCCGAGAGTTGCACCTCGTTGGTCACACGAACGCCTGGCGCAATAAGCGGGTGCCCCAGGTGGGACGCGGACAGTCCCGGGCTTTGCGAAGAAACCGGCCAGATATAGGCCGGATGCAAGTAGGCGAACGTGGCGAGCGCAGACGCGGCTTCGATTTCGGCCAGTCGATCCAGCCACACGGGCAGCTGCCGGCGAATGTCGCGCTGGATCTGGTCGAGTTGCCTCGTAAACCACAGATCCCATGGACACAACGCATTGACGGCGAGATGGACGAGAGGGTGCGCTTTGATGCTGATCGCATGTAACGCTCGTGCCGCCCGGCGAACATATTGCGAGGGTCGCGTTCCCGGCTGCAACAGCGAAGCGCAGGCTGCAGCCAGCGCCGATCCTTTCCGGCGGGCATGGCGTTCTATAAAAGCCAGCACCGTGCCGAGCCGTTCCATCTCATGGTGCAGACCGACGGCATGCTCGAGAAGTTCCTCCCCTTGGTCCGTTTGAAAATAGATCAAGGCGTAGAGGGCGAAGGAGAACATCCAGTAACCAGGCAGCCAGTTCAGCAGCGCCGCCACACCAAGAACTGCCGTTGTGAGCGCCAGAACACTTTGCATCGCAATGATCATCGTCAATCGTGGAAACCCGACCGGATGTTCCAGAACCGCAGCCAGGCGTTTCCCATTGATCTCCTGTTCGCCTGCGAGACGGGCTTCGAGAACCAGCCGGTCGCGAAAGAGCGGGCGAGATGCCAGTTCTTTGCAGAGCACTCGGCGGACATCCCAGGCTGCCGAAGATGGCGGCTGGATCAGCAGCCAGGAAATCAGCCGTTCGCGTCCCTGGTCCGACACGGTGCTGTCGATCAGATGCAGAAGAGAATGCCGGCCGGTGAGGTCCAGATCGCCGGCAAAGAGATGGGATGTCGCCTCAACCGGGGGCCGTTCAGGGATGTTCGACCAGTCCAACTCGGTCCGGGCGAGATGCACGCGTTTGATGGATTGCCATAGGCCGAGCCGGTGAATCCGCCGTTCGAGCCTGCTATGATAGGCGGCGACGACGAAAAAAACAGCGGCGAATCCGGCAAGCGAGAGATTGCCCGCATGGTACCAATCCGATTTGTAGAAGGCGATCGTGCACACGAGGCCTGTGAGGAAGAGCCCGAAACGCCATTTCGTGTAGAGGGAGCTGGTCTTGGTTCCGTGCGTGATGAGGCCGTTGATTCTGGTGATGAGACGTTGAAGTTGTTGAGACCGGGTCGGCGAAGCCATTTCTCGTTGGACCATACTTGGAAGGCCGTGATGTCGTCAATGACCGTGTGAGCCGAAAGTGATCGTGCAAGAACATTTCTCGCCGGGTCTATGCTCCCAGTGATATGTTCGCCCGAAGCTCGGGCGGCCACGCGAGGATTGGGTGTGTGAACGTATGTCTTCTGCTTGGATCGACGTGCAAATCAAGTCCGTGGCACAAGCCGACGAGCTGTTGGGATTGCTCGATGATCCCGATGTTCAAGGCGCATGGCAGGATGACGCGGGCATTCATGTGTATTGGCCGTTCGATCGGTGGTCGTCTCGGCATCTGGCGCGTCTTCAGCGGATTCTCAGGCAGATCAGCGGGAACGGAAGTCTGCCTGAAGTGCTGGTTGCTTCTCTGCCTCAGCAGGATTGGAACCGGCAGTGGGCAGAATCCGTCAAACCTCTGAGAATCGGTCGCCGCATTGTTATTCGTCCCAGTTGGGAACGAGTGCCGATCGATCCAGGCATGGTTGAAATCGTTCTCGACCCCAAGCAGGCCTTTGGCACGGGGCATCACCCGACGACGCGTCTGCTTCTGGAGTGGATGGAACAGCTTGCAGTCGGCGGACAATCCGTTTTCGATGTCGGAACCGGCAGCGGTATTCTGGCCATGGTGGCGTTGCGCTTGGGCGCGGCCAGGGCGGTGGCCATCGACAATGACCCGGTCGCGATCGAATGTGCGACTTCATATGGACGCGAGAATGGGTTCGGCGACGAACTGGATTTCGGATGCCGCACGCTGTCCGGCGATTGTACCTACGATCTGGTATTGGCGAATCTGGATCTCCGAACATTGGCTCAGTCGGCGGGCGACTTGGCCGGCTCGACCGGCCACAGGCTGTTGGTATCCGGGATCCTGGCCGACCAGCGGGCGGAGATCATCGATGTATTCTCACGCACCGGATTGTATTTTTCACAACAGCGTGAACTCGATGACTGGCTGGCGATCGAATTTTTACAGGGACAGAGTTGTGAGGGACCAGCATGACCGCGCACGGACAGCCGGGCCGGCCGTCCTATCCGCACGTGCATCAAGTCAACGTCTCGGATGGCGGAATACCCAAATATCCGGTGCCGGAAGCCATGGTCGGTTTCAACGGTCTCTCGGGAGACCAACAACACAACCGAAAGCTCCATGGAGGGCCTGAGCGGGCTGTCTGTATCTATTCCCATGATCTCATCGAGCGGCTCCAGAATGAAGGACATGTCATCGAAGCCGGATCGAGCGGTGAAAACCTCACGCTGAGAGGCCTCGCCTGGGAAAAGTTGTGCCCGGGATCTCGGCTCAGGGTCGGCCCTGAGGTGTATCTTGAGATATCCAGTTATTGCGAGCCCTGTAAATTAAACAGCCGCTGGTTCCACGACGGAGACATTACGAGAATTTTGCAGGAGACCAATCCGGGATGGAGTCGTCTGTATGCGAGGGTATTGGCCGGCGGCGTGGTTCGACCCGGAGACGCGGTCGAGCTTGAGGAGCCGGCTCATGAATCGGTCAGCGAATGCTTCGGAAAGGCCGTTCGATGATGACGCGTGTGCCGGAACCCGAGCTGATGGAAGACGAGGCACAGGTGCTGGCCTATGCCAAGGCGGATTTTGCAGAAGAGAATCAAGGATTCGTCGGGCTCTTCCGTGAGTACTTTCCGGATTTTCAAGCCGGGCATGTCTATGATCTGGGGTGCGGACCAGGAGATATTCCTCTTCGGCTGGCGAAAACATTGACGGCCTGCAGGGTGACGGGCATCGATGCGTCGGCTCCCATGATCAGGCTCGCTGAACAGGCCGCTCAGTCGGAAGGTCTGCAAGACCGGGTCAAGTTCCGGTGCGAACGGTTTGAGCAGTTGGCCGGCGCCAATCTGGCTGATGCCGTCATGTCGAACAGCCTCCTGCACCATCTTCCAAATCCGTTGCAGTTCTGGAACAAGATTCGGCAGTTGGTCAAACCTGGCTCGCCTGTGTTGGTCATGGACCTGCTGAGACCGGAGTCGGAGGAGGAGGCTCGCGCGATTGTCAATCGTTATGCCGCTGGTGAGCCGGAAGTCCTCAGGCGCGATTTCTATAATTCACTGCTTGCTGCGTTTAACGAGGATGAGGTGACGTCGCAACTCGCAAGAATGAATCTGACGAGATTACTCATCGACGTGATCGACGATCGGCACTGGGTCGTCGGAGGCATCATTCACTGAATGTCATGGTACCGACCGTCTGTCGGACGTCCCGCCACAGCTTTTGCCGGTTCCTCCCCGGGCTCACTTGGCTGCATTGGTGCATCCTGTCCATGCTTCCACTGATTTTCATTGACCGGGGAGTCTCCCATGCCCAGCTGGACCGTCTCAGAAAGTCGAGGCCGCCCGACGCGATGCCGGTCCCGGACGTGCCGATGGCCAGTGTCCCGGCCGGTACGTTCCTGATGGGGGCAGACGGCTCGGAGGCGCTGGAAGACGAACGGCCCGCGCACCATGTCTGGCTGGATGGTTTCTCCATAGATCTCTACGAAGTCAGCACAGCGCAGTACTCGGCATTTTTGGCGACGACACAACGCGCTGTTCCGTGGCAATGGGAATCCGTGAATCCGTCACGGCACGGCGACAAACCCGTCATCGGCGTCGATTGGTCGGATGCCGATGCGTATTGCCGGTGGAGAGGGAAAATGTTGCCTACCGAGGCGCAATGGGAAAAGGCAGCGAGAGGACAGGACAACAGGCTCTATCCGTGGGGCAACCAGGTCCCGAACTCGGACCTGGCGAATTTCGCATTAGGTGCCCGATTCAGTTACGATTTGGTGCTTATCGCGGTTGGATCATACGACAGCGGGAAGAGTCCGTACGGTGTCCATCAGATGGCCGGCAACGTGTATGAATGGGTGCAGGATTGGTATGGGGCGAATTATTATGAGTCGTCGCCTGATCGGAACCCCGCAGGGCCGGATCATGGCGAGTTCAAGGTTCTCAGAGGGGGATCGTGGTCCGATCTTCCCAAGTACCTTCTGACGTACGGTCGCTTTAAACTTCCGCCGGAGACCAGGAACAGCTATACGGGGTTCCGGTGCGCCAAAGCCTTGAACGATCCGCAGAGAGGCCCTTAAGGCAGGAGTCAGTAAACGCTCTTGCTCGCTTCCGCTGACAAAGAGCTCATATTGCCCGTATTGTCGTAGGCGGACAGCGCGAAGAAGTAGGTCTGGCCGGCTGGCAGATTGGAGATTGTAAAGGAGTTGACCCGGCCAATCGTAAATGGCGAGCCGGGATAATTGTAACGTCCCGAGGCTGTTCCGACGTATACCAGGTATCCCGAAAGGTCTGATTCGGATCCAAGAGTCCATGACAGGACCGCTTTCCCGGTAGTAGGCTTAGAAGACGAAGACGGAGCATTTGAAGTCGTCTGAGGATTTTTCGAGGATTGATTTCCTGGCGGCGGGGATACAGGAACGACGGACGGGGCAGGTGGCTGCAGGAGCCGTACGAATGCTTGGTTGCTGAACACGTTCATGGCTGATCTCGTACCTTGATACCGGCTTCCAGTATTACTGGCGGCTGCCGCAATCGGCGGGACGGCTGCCGTGGCAAGCGATTTCGCGGCTGAAACGGCTGAGGCCATGGTGAGGCCCGGCTGGGCCGGAAGTGCCGAGGGCATGATCATCCTAGCCGGCGAAGCGGTTTGAGCCATCAGGGTCGTTGATTGTCCCGTCTGAGATGCTGAATAAGCCCCTGTGTTGGCTCCTATAACCGGCGTTTGGGCCACCGACAAAGGGAGTGGATCTATTTCAGGGCGTCTGATCAGCCTTGTCTGCAGGGACGCTGAAGTGACCACAGGCGAACTGGTTGGCAATGGAGCCTGTGGTGTCGATATACCAGACGAGCGCCGGAGTAGAGGGTGCAGTTGGGCGGATTTTCCAGTTGCAGGGTTCGGTCGAGACACCAGACTGTGCCGGCGGCCAGATTCACCGTCCTGGGCTCCGGCAGCTAAGGGGTATAGCAGGTAATTGCAGCCAGCGGCCAACAATCCAATAAATACCGCGGTACGGTAGGGGGCGCTCTGACGTGAGAGGAACATGGGAATCTCTCGGCGGTATTGCGTGCGTCTGTTTACGCCCAATGCGCACAGCAATGACCATGCCTGCACCATTCGACACAGGCGCAGCCAACTTTGGAAAGCTAGGAACTGGAAATAACGGATTTCTTGATTCAAATTGATTGCCTGCCGCGTGAAAACTATGAAGGGCAACTTCTAAACGGACGAGGCGATGGAGGGAACTTCATGCGGGAAGTTCGAACCCGAACGTCGCTCAATCGAGGAGAAGGGCCAGCAGGAAGATGAAGTTCAAGGCGCAGAGAGCCGACAAATACAGTGTTCCACTTCTGTCTCTCAGCCAGGCCGTTTTCCATCCCTCGGGATAGAGCGTTTGCCGATCCGCATAGAGTCCCTCTTCATAGAACCCGAGAGCCTGCTCTAATTGTACGAGCACCTGCTTTGCCAGGCGGTGGCGCTCCTGCTGCTGGAGGATCAGGATGGAAAAAAGCCCGCTCCATACCAAGCTTGCCAATCCAAGGAGAAACGTTTCCGACGAGGTCAGGTGATGCTTTTGGGGACTCAATAGAAGCCCGCAGAGCATCGCGGTCAGCCCCACCGCCCCGAACGCGGTCAACTTCATCATCTGTTCACGGCGCCTGTACACTTCCTGTTTATAGATCGGATACAGGACGGTAAGAATCTGTTGTACACCTTCGATGATCATGGGGCAGCGTCTTTTATTTCGGCCTGTTTCCGTGTAGATGCGTATCGAGCCACGCCGTGATTGATGCCGTCATCGCGTTGAAATCCGCTGCATCTGTGAACCGGTGATTCGCATTCGGTAAGAGGTCCATACGCTTGACTCCACCGAGCGACTCGATCAGCTTTCTGCTTTGATGCAGGGGTATCAGTTCATCACGCTCGCCCTGCACGATCAAGGTCGGCACCTTGATGCCGGTGGCGGCTTTATAGGCATCGTGTTTTAGCGAGTCTTCGTAAAGATCGTACTTTAGCCGTACGCGGTCTCCCCCTCGCGCGAGAGGAGGCACCGTATCGGTGTTTTTCCATCGAACCAGTTCGTCAGGGCCAAATTCTAAGCGAAGCTCTTCCGCGAAGTCCACTACAGGGCATTTGAGGGCGAGGCAGGCCACGTCATCTCGTTGCGAGACGGTGAGGATTCCGACAAGTCCTCCGAAGCTGGAGCCTGCGAGGCCGATGCAACGATGACCCTGCTCGAGCACGTATTCCACGGCCGCCTCCGCCTGGGCTACGGCAAGCGAAACCGTAATGTTTTCCAGTAGTCCCTCGCTTTCTCCTTGTCCAAAAAAGTCGAACCGGCAGGTCGCAATTCCTCGCTCGCCCAGCAGGCGGGTCAGCGTTTTGTTCGTGGTGCTGTTCTTATCGGAAAGAAAGCCGTGGCATAAAATGACGATAGGGCTGCCGTGCTCCGATGGACGGCTGAGAACCCCTTCGATGCGGTGATGCCACCGATCATAGAACGTAACCCTATGTTCCATGACGGTCACTGTGGATGGATGTTGGGCGGCTGCCCGCCACTTGCGCGAGTTTCGCTGCAACGATCGTGAGACCTCCCAATAAAAGTCCCGCAGCCGACCAAGTGGCGATGCCGACCGGCAACGCTCCCAACGGCGTGCTCCATGTGAGCACGGCGGCAGTCGCCAGTGCCATGGTGCCGAAGCTGAGGCCGGCCAGCTGCAGGCCGCGCCACCGGTTCATGACGTGCTCCAGCTGTCCCAGATATGGCAGTCGCTTCTTTCTGTTGGGAACTTGTCCGGCAGCCAGATAAACGGGGAGACCACACGACATGGCCGCGCATGCTACGTTGACCATAAACCCCAGAAAGGCCAGGTGCGCATAGGCTGCGAGGTGCAAGGACCCGATCGGAAGCCATGGTTTCTCCGAAAGAAAATTGACGGCCATGAACAGGCCGGCCATGGACATGAGGAGCAAAAATATTGTTGAGAGGAATAGATGATCCGACGCGGCGGTGGCTGCCGCACTGGAGGCCTGTCGAATCTGAAACTGACTGAACGCATGCACCCCGGCTGCGAGCAAGACGATGCAGCCGCTCGCGAGTTGAACGGTCACGGACGAGGCGGCAAATCCGGCGACGAGGGCCGCCAAGCCGATTGTCATCAGGGCCATCATGACGTGGTTGAGCCGCGGACTCGGCCATCGGGTTTGCAAGATCGACGGTAACGTCGCTTGCGTGACGATGAGGCCGAGCACCGTAAAGAATCCGAACAAGGGTATATGGAGATGGAGGAGACGTATGTGCCCGCGATATTCCGGCATCCACCCAAATGCCATACCCGTTCCAATCAGCATGCCGATGAATAGCGCGCTCAACATGACCGCATGGACCCATGGCGGGCTCGTTATGGTCACGAGGGTTTCACGGATGTGATGCCACGCGGGGTTCACCGAACTCGCGACGATCGCCGTGAGGACGAGTCCGGCGATGCCGGCGAGTTGAAGCTGTCCGGAGGCCAGGCAGACAAGCAGGGCCGTCGTTGCGCCGTTGAAGCCGAAATATAAGAGGGGGTAGGTGAGTGCGTGGTTTGGCCGTTCTTCCGTGTGGGAAATCGACGCCAGGACTCCCCCGAGGGCCAACTGCAGGATCCCGCCGATCAAGACGGCATGGACATGCACGGTTCGCAACCATGAAGGGAGCGGCGTTCCATACACGAGTCCAAGCAGCGTGGCGGTCCCGGCGAGAGCGGCCAACAGCAGCCAGGAAAAACCGGTGAGCAGGAAGGCCAGCGGTGTGCAGCGGCGGCTCACCATCCGGGATCACCCGCAAGGAAATAGAAGTGATTCGTCGGTCCGGTGCCGTGTCCGATCGCCAGGCTATGACGGATAGCCTCCGTAAGGTACGTCTTGGCCGTTTGAACGGCATCGCCGACCGATTTGCCTCTGGCCAGATGTGCAGCGATGGCCGAAGCGAAGGTGCAGCCGGTGCCGTGCGTGTGCGGCGTATCTATGAATTCTCCTTTAAAGATATTGAAGAAGCGCCCGTCGTAGAGCAGGTCAGTCCCACGTTCAGCGATCAGATGGCCCCCTTTGATCAGGACGTGCCTGCAGCCGAATCCGTGAATGATTTTTGCCGCACGCCGCGCATCGGCGAGTGTCTTGATCTCGATGCCGGAAAGTTGCTGAGCTTCACGGATGTTCGGAGTCACGACCAATGCGAGGGGGAACAATTTGGTCTTGACGGCATCGATGGCCTCAGGCTGGAGCAACGTGTGGCCGCTTTTTGAAATCATGACGGGGTCGACCACCAGGTTGGTGACGCCCTGAGGTTGCAGCATTGCCGCGACGGTTTCGACGATGATGGCTGACGACAGCATGCCGGTCTTGACCGCCGAGACCTCAAAATCATCAAAGACGGCGTCGATCTGAGCGGCGACGACCGACGTCGGCAGTTCGAACACATCGGTCACTTCCTCGGTATTCTGGGCGGTAATCGCCGTGATGACCGACATACCGAACACTCCGTTCGCCGACATGGCCTTCAGATCGGCCTGGATTCCGGCGCCGCCGCCTGAATCCGATCCTGCAATCGTCAACACTTGTTTCAACGTCGTGCTCATACGGTCCAGTGCTCCGTCCCGTCAGGGATGCCCGCCCTTTATATACTCAGCTGAAGAATTCTGTCCAGCGATGGAAACGCGACGGATCAGCGGAAGATCAACGCGCCGATCAGGCGGCCCAGGGCATAGCCGAGGGGGATGAAGCCTGTCAGGAGAAGCGGCAGAATCACGAAGGCGAGAGCGCCTTGCGCGTCCGGATACCACAGTGTGGTGACCTGCACCCACGCGCTGATTCCGATCAATCCTAAACCGGTACAGATGACGGCCGTTGCCCGGCGGCGAATGAGCCGGCGATTGTCGGAAGAGGCCAGTCCAAGGTGAAACAGCGCGAAGACGGAAAACAAGACGAATGGGATTGCATTCAGCAGGCCGACCAGGAATAAGTTGTAGCCCGGAGCGAACAGATGAAGTTGAACCTGACGTACCCCCTGGGTCATCGAATGGCCGTGCTTCCACAGATCCACCGCAATCGATGCGAACCAGGGGATGCACAGGCCGAGAAGAATGCCTCCCCAGAATAAGATCGTCACGACGCGCGCCAGCCAGCGGTCCGATTCCTTGCCACGTACGGGCGTCATCGCCGAACCCCCCCGACCGTGTTCAGGGCATGGGCCGCGGCCTCACGCACGATGGGATCAGTATCGTGGCTCGCCTGTTCCAAGCCGGGAAGCGAATCTTTGGCATCGGGACCGATTTCCCCCAATGTCGTGGCTGCAAGATAGCGATGGAGGGGAAGAGGATCCCGCAATATGTCAGCGAGGACACCAACCGCGTCGCTCGCCAGCGGACCCAAACGCGCGAGACGGTGCAATGCGCCGTCTCGTTCATCCAGCGTTCGCAATTGAGCGATGAGAAGCTGGACGTCCGTGCGATCGATTCCCCCGCCTCGGTCCAGGGCGATCCGCGCCTGGGACGCGACCGATCGGTCGGAGTCCTGTTTCAATCTGTTGAGCGGAGCCACCGCACTCGCGGGAATGGGAACCGTGAATGCAAAATGAGAGGCAGCTTGGAACCGGACCATCGGAGCTTTGTCGAACAGCGCCGTCGTCAGCGCCGTGGCCACGTCGACGGACGGCAAACCGATGGCGCCGATCGCCGCGACAGCACGTTCGCGAACGGTGTCGTCCGTATCCCCCAGCATGCCGATCAGCGAGGGAATGGCAGGTTTTGCGAGCAGACCAAGCCTTCCCAGGACGGCACAGGCATTTCTTCGGACTTCTTCTCGGGGGTCGGCCAGAGCGGGCAGATAGCTCTGCATGACGGCTCGCGCCGAGGCCAGGTCTAAAAATCTCAGGGCATTGGCCGCAGCCGCGTTGAGGTTGGCATCGCGATGGTGGAGCGCCTGCTCGACGAGCGCCGGCACGGCGGGTCTGGCATCATCGCCGAGCGTGCCCAGCCAGTGTACCGCGAGGAGCTGCGCCTGCAGGTCGTTTCCGTGAAGATCTTCGATCAGCGCCGGCACCGCTCGGGAACCGGTGTGCTGCCAGTAGATCCATCCCAGGAGCGCCGCCAGGAGACCCAGCCCGCCGAGATTGAGGTAGACGGCTTTGAGAGTCATTTCAGGACGTCCGACTGACGTGAAGCATCGAAGGCGGGCCCAACCAACTCACACCGGCCACTTCTCCTCGTTCCATGCCATCTCCCAGAACATCCATTCATAGCGGGAACTGATGACGAACGATTCTTCCATGCGCCGCCGTTCCGCGAGACCGGCGTTCTTGGCCCATTGATCCACGCGCCGTCGCATCCATCGCTGAACTTCTGCAAACTCCGGTGAAGCATAGAGCATGAGCCAATTGCGATACGGATGCTGCTTGCCCGGAGGGCCATGCTTCAATAGATGCTGCCCCACCACGCAGTAGATCCAGGCGCAGGGAAGGGCGACCACCGTGATTTCTGCCGCAGAGCCCGATTGAGCGATCTGCAGCATATGCCTGGTATAGGCATAGTTCGTTGGAGCCATGGGGACGGTGGACATCTGTTTGGCGGTCATCTTCCAACGGCCCCCGTAACCTTCGTGCAGACTGCGCTCGACCGTAATCGTCTCTTCGGCCAGTTTGGCGAAGCGTAGCGCGGATTCCGAATCGGGCGCGCGCAACGCCGCGGCGGCGAATACACGGGACAAGTCAGCGAGGAAG
This window harbors:
- a CDS encoding S9 family peptidase, with product MEHRVTFYDRWHHRIEGVLSRPSEHGSPIVILCHGFLSDKNSTTNKTLTRLLGERGIATCRFDFFGQGESEGLLENITVSLAVAQAEAAVEYVLEQGHRCIGLAGSSFGGLVGILTVSQRDDVACLALKCPVVDFAEELRLEFGPDELVRWKNTDTVPPLARGGDRVRLKYDLYEDSLKHDAYKAATGIKVPTLIVQGERDELIPLHQSRKLIESLGGVKRMDLLPNANHRFTDAADFNAMTASITAWLDTHLHGNRPK
- a CDS encoding MOSC domain-containing protein, translating into MTAHGQPGRPSYPHVHQVNVSDGGIPKYPVPEAMVGFNGLSGDQQHNRKLHGGPERAVCIYSHDLIERLQNEGHVIEAGSSGENLTLRGLAWEKLCPGSRLRVGPEVYLEISSYCEPCKLNSRWFHDGDITRILQETNPGWSRLYARVLAGGVVRPGDAVELEEPAHESVSECFGKAVR
- a CDS encoding HEAT repeat domain-containing protein; translated protein: MTLKAVYLNLGGLGLLAALLGWIYWQHTGSRAVPALIEDLHGNDLQAQLLAVHWLGTLGDDARPAVPALVEQALHHRDANLNAAAANALRFLDLASARAVMQSYLPALADPREEVRRNACAVLGRLGLLAKPAIPSLIGMLGDTDDTVRERAVAAIGAIGLPSVDVATALTTALFDKAPMVRFQAASHFAFTVPIPASAVAPLNRLKQDSDRSVASQARIALDRGGGIDRTDVQLLIAQLRTLDERDGALHRLARLGPLASDAVGVLADILRDPLPLHRYLAATTLGEIGPDAKDSLPGLEQASHDTDPIVREAAAHALNTVGGVRR
- the thiD gene encoding bifunctional hydroxymethylpyrimidine kinase/phosphomethylpyrimidine kinase — its product is MSTTLKQVLTIAGSDSGGGAGIQADLKAMSANGVFGMSVITAITAQNTEEVTDVFELPTSVVAAQIDAVFDDFEVSAVKTGMLSSAIIVETVAAMLQPQGVTNLVVDPVMISKSGHTLLQPEAIDAVKTKLFPLALVVTPNIREAQQLSGIEIKTLADARRAAKIIHGFGCRHVLIKGGHLIAERGTDLLYDGRFFNIFKGEFIDTPHTHGTGCTFASAIAAHLARGKSVGDAVQTAKTYLTEAIRHSLAIGHGTGPTNHFYFLAGDPGW
- a CDS encoding SUMF1/EgtB/PvdO family nonheme iron enzyme; amino-acid sequence: MLPLIFIDRGVSHAQLDRLRKSRPPDAMPVPDVPMASVPAGTFLMGADGSEALEDERPAHHVWLDGFSIDLYEVSTAQYSAFLATTQRAVPWQWESVNPSRHGDKPVIGVDWSDADAYCRWRGKMLPTEAQWEKAARGQDNRLYPWGNQVPNSDLANFALGARFSYDLVLIAVGSYDSGKSPYGVHQMAGNVYEWVQDWYGANYYESSPDRNPAGPDHGEFKVLRGGSWSDLPKYLLTYGRFKLPPETRNSYTGFRCAKALNDPQRGP
- a CDS encoding 50S ribosomal protein L11 methyltransferase; amino-acid sequence: MSSAWIDVQIKSVAQADELLGLLDDPDVQGAWQDDAGIHVYWPFDRWSSRHLARLQRILRQISGNGSLPEVLVASLPQQDWNRQWAESVKPLRIGRRIVIRPSWERVPIDPGMVEIVLDPKQAFGTGHHPTTRLLLEWMEQLAVGGQSVFDVGTGSGILAMVALRLGAARAVAIDNDPVAIECATSYGRENGFGDELDFGCRTLSGDCTYDLVLANLDLRTLAQSAGDLAGSTGHRLLVSGILADQRAEIIDVFSRTGLYFSQQRELDDWLAIEFLQGQSCEGPA
- a CDS encoding MutS family DNA mismatch repair protein yields the protein MASPTRSQQLQRLITRINGLITHGTKTSSLYTKWRFGLFLTGLVCTIAFYKSDWYHAGNLSLAGFAAVFFVVAAYHSRLERRIHRLGLWQSIKRVHLARTELDWSNIPERPPVEATSHLFAGDLDLTGRHSLLHLIDSTVSDQGRERLISWLLIQPPSSAAWDVRRVLCKELASRPLFRDRLVLEARLAGEQEINGKRLAAVLEHPVGFPRLTMIIAMQSVLALTTAVLGVAALLNWLPGYWMFSFALYALIYFQTDQGEELLEHAVGLHHEMERLGTVLAFIERHARRKGSALAAACASLLQPGTRPSQYVRRAARALHAISIKAHPLVHLAVNALCPWDLWFTRQLDQIQRDIRRQLPVWLDRLAEIEAASALATFAYLHPAYIWPVSSQSPGLSASHLGHPLIAPGVRVTNEVQLSGRGTIQLITGSNMSGKSTFLRTIGINLCLAQAGAPVCADRFIWSWSRPACCIRVNDSLDAGLSFFYAEVKRLKAILDETRRENVSPVLFLIDEIFKGTNNRERLIGSRAYIKSLSTGNGFGLVSTHDLELTDLDKEIPSLTNAHFQETVAAGALAFDYRLRPGPCPTTNALRIMALEGLPVPGYGADS
- a CDS encoding fibronectin type III domain-containing protein, whose product is MPSALPAQPGLTMASAVSAAKSLATAAVPPIAAAASNTGSRYQGTRSAMNVFSNQAFVRLLQPPAPSVVPVSPPPGNQSSKNPQTTSNAPSSSSKPTTGKAVLSWTLGSESDLSGYLVYVGTASGRYNYPGSPFTIGRVNSFTISNLPAGQTYFFALSAYDNTGNMSSLSAEASKSVY
- a CDS encoding trans-aconitate 2-methyltransferase, which gives rise to MMTRVPEPELMEDEAQVLAYAKADFAEENQGFVGLFREYFPDFQAGHVYDLGCGPGDIPLRLAKTLTACRVTGIDASAPMIRLAEQAAQSEGLQDRVKFRCERFEQLAGANLADAVMSNSLLHHLPNPLQFWNKIRQLVKPGSPVLVMDLLRPESEEEARAIVNRYAAGEPEVLRRDFYNSLLAAFNEDEVTSQLARMNLTRLLIDVIDDRHWVVGGIIH